From the genome of Impatiens glandulifera chromosome 9, dImpGla2.1, whole genome shotgun sequence, one region includes:
- the LOC124915669 gene encoding uncharacterized protein LOC124915669 — protein sequence MSMFFNPKLVPRLPNGFHSRSLLPQIRVVVRLLSESYSTDRCVQDRESYTVSYLINSCGLTAKEALNSSRKLHFRSAEKPDSVIAFLRSHGFTNAQISNCARTHAELLVYNPSKVLLPKFNFFHSLGISNDELPQFVSTNWKVILISLDKGMLPLHKFLKDEFNLDDKKIALCIKKSAWYSGKDMLSSLAANISLLRELNVRELSLLHLVCNVINILLAKPARFKEFVNKVIDMGFVPQKLTFVQALCMFSGTSNSMWEVKVGIYREYGFSENEFQMAFKLHPLCIGLSEKTLRLKMDFLVKKMGLKPADIARMPTVLLYNFEKRIIPRCSVIEMLRSKGLLKKEVSISTIAYPSDKCFIDKFITMNCETLPQLLCILQGKSIIPNVKSSVSLLDS from the coding sequence ATGTCGATGTTCTTCAATCCAAAGTTAGTGCCTAGGTTACCGAATGGATTTCATTCTCGATCCCTTCTGCCTCAAATTAGGGTTGTAGTCAGGTTATTATCTGAATCATATTCGACTGATAGATGCGTTCAAGATAGAGAATCATATACAGTGTCTTATTTGATAAATTCGTGTGGATTAACCGCGAAAGAGGCTCTAAATTCATCACGCAAGTTACATTTCCGATCAGCAGAGAAGCCGGATTCCGTTATTGCCTTCCTCAGAAGCCATGGATTCACCAACGCACAAATCTCCAATTGTGCGAGAACACACGCAGAGTTACTCGTTTATAATCCTTCAAAGGTACTCTTACCAAAATTCAATTTCTTTCACTCATTAGGAATCTCTAACGACGAATTGCCACAGTTCGTCTCCACCAATTGGAAAGTAATTCTAATAAGCCTTGACAAGGGGATGCTTCCCCTTCACAAGTTTCTTAAAGATGAGTTCAATTTGGACGATAAGAAAATCGCCCTCTGTATAAAGAAATCGGCTTGGTACTCCGGGAAAGACATGTTGAGTAGTTTAGCTGCCAATATTTCTCTTCTCAGAGAACTCAATGTTCGAGAATTGTCTTTATTACACTTGGTATGCAATGTAATCAATATCCTTCTTGCAAAACCTGCCCGGTTCAAGGAATTTGTTAATAAGGTTATTGATATGGGATTTGTTCCTCAGAAGTTGACGTTTGTTCAGGCTCTGTGTATGTTTTCTGGTACAAGTAATTCAATGTGGGAGGTGAAGGTTGGAATTTACAGAGAGTATGGTTTTTCTGAAAACGAGTTTCAAATGGCTTTTAAACTGCATCCTCTTTGTATTGGTTTATCTGAGAAAACATTACGATTGAAGATGGATTTCCTGGTGAAAAAGATGGGGTTGAAGCCTGCTGATATAGCCCGAATGCCAACTGTTCTTCTGTACAACTTTGAGAAGAGGATAATTCCTAGGTGTTCTGTAATTGAAATGCTAAGGTCTAAGGGATTGTTGAAGAAAGAAGTTTCTATTTCGACTATAGCCTACCCATCTGACAAGTGTTTTATTGATAAGTTTATCACTATGAACTGTGAAACTCTTCCTCAATTACTATGCATTCTTCAAGGTAAATCTATCATCCCCAATGTTAAATCATCAGTTTCATTGTTAGACTCGTGA